A DNA window from Corvus cornix cornix isolate S_Up_H32 chromosome 13, ASM73873v5, whole genome shotgun sequence contains the following coding sequences:
- the TMCO6 gene encoding transmembrane and coiled-coil domain-containing protein 6 isoform X3: MWGRRRGRRGGRSAEELRVRRREREAALRKARRQEQLVSKRLLREDSAAEEGGQDRPDVVPDPLSEDEVLELLRGVQRGSEDRKRSLGRLRWALQNEETQQKFVRLDGSIRTLTGLFTSSLADLQLEAARCLHELSHSSVPTVAEACLPVTSYLLTYLSGQSLEFTELCLYTLGNLVVESEAVRKQLLPQGIIPVLASCIQSPHEAVLEGVGYVLSQLLQAKEAPTEIIPLVLDSVLPQHMLQLVCSGLKAGMGVAVEFAWCLHYIICRHKDNVVLLALGAMPALTSLLLDLASEIPQDAPEGLELLVCPVLRCLSNLLAQTDCQGQGQDGRLLIALFLILQCFLQQHPFLVQECLWLLNNLTADDPFFCSALLSLDLLPALLQLLTCSQMATVLALTVLCNIAEKGPFQCQRLLCQPLLPRLLPLLALPDPEAVGQCLELLHLLFLHCPEAAADFTRHGGHQALEQHQSTPELQERAQALLDMVRQPPGAPSACQATLPVFS, translated from the exons ATGtggggccggcggcggggccggcgcggcggGCGCAGCGCGGAGGAGCTGCGGGTGCGGCGGCGGGAACGAGAGGCAG CTCTCAGGAAGGCCCGGCGGCAGGAGCAGCTGGTCAGCAAGCGGCTCCTGCGGGAGGACAGCGCGGCCGAGGAGGGTGGACAGGACAGACCAGACGTCGTGCCAGACCCACTCTCAGAGGATGAG gtcctggagctgctcaggggTGTGCAGAGGGGTTCGGAGGACAGGAAGCGATCGCTCGGCCGCCTCCGCTGGGCTCTGCAGAATGAGGAGACCCAGCAGAAGTTTGTCAG GCTGGATGGCAGCATCCGGACGCTCACCGGGCTCTTCACCAGCAGCCTGGCTGacctgcagctggaggctgccCGCTGCCTGCACGAGCTGTCCCACTCCAGTGTCCCCACGGTGGCCGAGGCGTGTCTGCCTGTCACCTCCTACCTGCTCACCTACCTGTCAGGACAGAGCCTGGAGTTCACG GAGCTGTGTTTGTACACACTGGGGAACCTCGTAGTAGAAAGTGAGGCTGTGAGGAAGCAACTTCTGCCTCAGGGCATTATTCCAGTGCTGGCATCCTGCATCCAG TCCCCGCACGAGGCGGTGCTGGAAGGTGTGGGCTATGTCCTCTCACAGCTCCTCCAAGCCAAGGAAGCGCCCACAGAGATCATCCC CCTGGTCCTGGACTCAGTTCTCCCCCAGCACATGCTCCAACTGGTTTGCTCCGGCCTCAAGGCTGGGATGGGAGTGGCCGTGGAGTTTGCGTGGTGTCTCCACTACATCATTTGTAG GCACAAAGACAAcgtggtgctgctggcactgggggcCATGCCTGCCCTCACCTCGCTCCTGCTCGACCTGGCTTCTGAAATCCCCCAGGACGCTCCCGAGGGCCTGGAGCTG CTCGTGTGCCCCGTGCTGCGGTGTCTCAGTAACCTGCTGGCACAGACAGACTGCCAGGGACAGGGCCAGGACGGGCGCCTGCTCATCGCcctcttcctcatcctgcagtgcttcctgcagcagcacccctTCCTCGTCCAGGAGTGCCTGTGGCTGCTCAACAACCTCACAG CGGATGATCCcttcttctgctctgctctgctctccctggacCTGCTCccggccctgctgcagctcctgacGTGTTCCCAGATGGCCACTGTGTTG GCCCTGACAGTGCTGTGCAACATTGCTGAGAAGGGACCGTTCCAGTGCCAGcggctgctgtgccagcccctcctgccccggctcctgcccctcctcgCACTGCCCGACCCCGAGGCCGTGgggcagtgcctggagctgctgcacctcCTCTTCCTGCACTGCCCGGAG gctgctgctgattTCACCAGGCACGGCGGGCACCaggccctggagcagcaccagagcaccccagagctgcaggagcgggcacaggcactgctggacaTGGTCAGGCAGCCCCCAGGAGCCCCCAGTGCCTGTCAGGCAACACTGCCTGTCTTCTCCTAG
- the DND1 gene encoding dead end protein homolog 1, translated as MDEKMWTNGINEASKMALLAWEKETGIELVQINGQRRYGGPPPGWVGGPPPAGTEVYIARLPQDIYENTLIPLFESVGKLYEFRLMMTFSGLNRGFAYARYTSLQDASNAIATFHRFQMRKGCTIVVCRSTQKCELIVNGLDISVSQQELQAMLQMVTEGILSVTVHASPCQRPAKLAVLKYRSHEAAALAKKALTEGNLRLRGAGMRVDWLDPQMKQKLQLWEEEPSSNGVHGDKSLAVPRPAALPPLLECPNNLSWRHRLRTPLFTTKCVQVNANGWQRFWYQVVIPGYHMPISGFTWVLQDKQGQSEHEKVKMAAALHILQVLGCQLT; from the exons ATGTGGACCAACGGAATCAACGAGGCCAGTAAGATGGCCCTGCTTGCCTGGGAGAAGGAGACTGGCATTGAGCTGGTGCAAATCAACGGGCAGAGGCGCTATGGAGGGCCTCCCCCAG GCTGGGTGGGCGGCCCACCACCGGCCGGCACCGAGGTGTACATCGCGAGGCTGCCGCAGGACATCTACGAGAACACCCTGATCCCGCTGTTCGAGAGCGTGGGGAAGCTCTACGAGTTCCGCCTCATGATGACCTTCAGCGGGCTCAACCGGGGCTTCGCCTACGCCAGGTACACCTCCCTGCAGGATGCCAGCAACGCCATCGCCACCTTCCACCGCTTCCAGATGCGCAAGGGCTGCACCATTGTGGTGTGCCGGAGCACGCAGAAGTGTGAGCTCATTGTCAACGGCCTGGACATCTCGGtgagccagcaggagctgcaggccaTGCTGCAGATGGTCACTGAGGGGATCCTCAGTGTCACCGTGCACGCCAGCCCCTGCCAGAGACCCGCCAAGCTCGCTGTGCTGAAGTACAGGTCGCACgaggctgctgccctggccaAGAAAGCCCTGACGGAAG GGAACCTGAGGCtcaggggagcagggatgagggTGGACTGGCTGGACCCCCAAAtgaagcagaagctgcagctctgggaggagGAGCCATCGTCCAACGGAGTGCACGGAGACAagagcctggcagtgcccaggccGGCAGCCCTGCCTCCATTGCTGGAGTGCCCAAACAACCTGAGCTGGAGGCATCGCCTGAGGACACCGCTGTTCACCACCAAGTGTGTCCAGGTGAACGCCAACGGGTGGCAGCGGTTCTGGTACCAGGTGGTGATCCCAGGATACCACATGCCCATCAGTGGGTTCACGTGGGTCTTGCAGGACAAGCAGGGCCAGAGCGAGCATGAGAAGGTCAAgatggcagcagccctgcacaTTCTCCAGGTGTTAG GTTGCCAGCTGACGTAG
- the TMCO6 gene encoding transmembrane and coiled-coil domain-containing protein 6 isoform X2, producing MILCEIQPRVPPAGPRASVPCSCPLSQLWLHTLCAQPSAPTPSAVLARASLPGLHKEEWAVPPCIKGGIRLLGGMEKRPAGGGGQVVTGPDPMAALRKARRQEQLVSKRLLREDSAAEEGGQDRPDVVPDPLSEDEVLELLRGVQRGSEDRKRSLGRLRWALQNEETQQKFVRLDGSIRTLTGLFTSSLADLQLEAARCLHELSHSSVPTVAEACLPVTSYLLTYLSGQSLEFTELCLYTLGNLVVESEAVRKQLLPQGIIPVLASCIQSPHEAVLEGVGYVLSQLLQAKEAPTEIIPLVLDSVLPQHMLQLVCSGLKAGMGVAVEFAWCLHYIICRHKDNVVLLALGAMPALTSLLLDLASEIPQDAPEGLELCFLQQHPFLVQECLWLLNNLTADDPFFCSALLSLDLLPALLQLLTCSQMATVLALTVLCNIAEKGPFQCQRLLCQPLLPRLLPLLALPDPEAVGQCLELLHLLFLHCPEAAADFTRHGGHQALEQHQSTPELQERAQALLDMVRQPPGAPSACQATLPVFS from the exons atgatccTATGTGAAATCCAGCCTCGGGTCCCTCCAGCTGGTCCTCGGGCCTCTGTCCCGTGTTCCTGCCCATTATCCCAGCTGTGGCTTCACACTTTGTGTGCCCAACCCTCAGCCCCAACTCCAAGTGCGGTCCTTGCTCGTGCATCCCTTCCAGGCTTGCACAAGGAGGAATGGGCAGTTCCTCCCTGCATTAAGGGAGGAATCAGGCTCTTGGGTGGGATGGAGAAGCGTCCTGCAGGTGGTGGTGGGCAGGTGGTGACCGGCCCCGATCCGATGGCAGCTCTCAGGAAGGCCCGGCGGCAGGAGCAGCTGGTCAGCAAGCGGCTCCTGCGGGAGGACAGCGCGGCCGAGGAGGGTGGACAGGACAGACCAGACGTCGTGCCAGACCCACTCTCAGAGGATGAG gtcctggagctgctcaggggTGTGCAGAGGGGTTCGGAGGACAGGAAGCGATCGCTCGGCCGCCTCCGCTGGGCTCTGCAGAATGAGGAGACCCAGCAGAAGTTTGTCAG GCTGGATGGCAGCATCCGGACGCTCACCGGGCTCTTCACCAGCAGCCTGGCTGacctgcagctggaggctgccCGCTGCCTGCACGAGCTGTCCCACTCCAGTGTCCCCACGGTGGCCGAGGCGTGTCTGCCTGTCACCTCCTACCTGCTCACCTACCTGTCAGGACAGAGCCTGGAGTTCACG GAGCTGTGTTTGTACACACTGGGGAACCTCGTAGTAGAAAGTGAGGCTGTGAGGAAGCAACTTCTGCCTCAGGGCATTATTCCAGTGCTGGCATCCTGCATCCAG TCCCCGCACGAGGCGGTGCTGGAAGGTGTGGGCTATGTCCTCTCACAGCTCCTCCAAGCCAAGGAAGCGCCCACAGAGATCATCCC CCTGGTCCTGGACTCAGTTCTCCCCCAGCACATGCTCCAACTGGTTTGCTCCGGCCTCAAGGCTGGGATGGGAGTGGCCGTGGAGTTTGCGTGGTGTCTCCACTACATCATTTGTAG GCACAAAGACAAcgtggtgctgctggcactgggggcCATGCCTGCCCTCACCTCGCTCCTGCTCGACCTGGCTTCTGAAATCCCCCAGGACGCTCCCGAGGGCCTGGAGCTG tgcttcctgcagcagcacccctTCCTCGTCCAGGAGTGCCTGTGGCTGCTCAACAACCTCACAG CGGATGATCCcttcttctgctctgctctgctctccctggacCTGCTCccggccctgctgcagctcctgacGTGTTCCCAGATGGCCACTGTGTTG GCCCTGACAGTGCTGTGCAACATTGCTGAGAAGGGACCGTTCCAGTGCCAGcggctgctgtgccagcccctcctgccccggctcctgcccctcctcgCACTGCCCGACCCCGAGGCCGTGgggcagtgcctggagctgctgcacctcCTCTTCCTGCACTGCCCGGAG gctgctgctgattTCACCAGGCACGGCGGGCACCaggccctggagcagcaccagagcaccccagagctgcaggagcgggcacaggcactgctggacaTGGTCAGGCAGCCCCCAGGAGCCCCCAGTGCCTGTCAGGCAACACTGCCTGTCTTCTCCTAG
- the WDR55 gene encoding WD repeat-containing protein 55 codes for MAAAMEEEPQDSPEPAAREPRVRDTPEDICLEATANAIALHPARPLLAAGDVDGDVYLYSYSCTEGENRQLWSSGHHLKSCRDVAFSQDGQKLFTVSKDKSIHILTAEEGRLETRFPKAHDSALNCVLPIDNHVFATGDDGGAVKVWDLRRGSAILEARQQEEYISAMTVDGNGKILLTACGDGTLGVFNVKRRRFELLSEPQNGDLTSVVLMKRGRKVACGSSEGTIYLFNWDGFGAASDRFALRAETIDCMVPITDSIVCVGSLDGVIRAVNVLPNRVLGCVGQHLGEPIEQLAVAEDGKLLASSGHDQKVKFWDVSALGSMVVDDYRRKKKKGGPLRALSSKALGSGEDFFADLREEAEPEAAAAAGKGGDSSDSDSD; via the exons ATGGCGGCCGCCATGGAGGAG GAGCCCCAGGACTCGCCGGAGCCGGCGGCGCGGGAGCCGCGAGTGCGGGACACCCCCGAGGACATCTGTCTGGAGGCCACGGCCAACGCCATCGCGCTGCACCCGGCGCGGCCGCTGCTGGCCGCGGGAGACGTGGACGGCGACGTGTACCT GTACTCGTACTCCTGCACTGAGGGAGAGAACCGGCAGCTCTGGTCCTCGGGGCATCACCTCAAGTCGTGCCGGGACGTGGCGTTCTCCCAGGACGGGCAGA AGCTTTTCACTGTGTCCAAGGACAAGTCCATCCACATCCTGACAGCGGAGGAGGGACGGCTGGAAACGCGCTTCCCCAAGGCCCACGA CTCAGCCCTCAACTGCGTGCTGCCCATCGACAACCACGTCTTTGCCACGGGCGACGATGGCGGGGCAGTGAAGGTGTGGGACCTGCGCAGGGGCAGTGCCATCCTGGAGGCACGGCAGCAGGAGGAATACATCAGTGCCATGACTGTGGATGGCAACGGGAAGATCTTGCTGACAGCCTG TGGTGATGGCACCCTGGGTGTCTTCAACGTGAAGAGACGGCGCTTTGAACTGCTCTCGGAGCCGCAGAATGGGGACCTGACATCTGTCGTGCTGATGAAG AGGGGGAGGAAGGTGGCATGTGGCTCCAGCGAAGGCACCATCTACCTCTTCAACTGGGATGGCTTTGGGGCCGCCAGTGACCGATTTGCGCTGAGGGCAGAGACCATTGACTGCATGGTGCCCATCACAGACAGCATCGTGTGTGTGGGGTCCCTGGACGGAGTCATCAG GGCGGTGAACGTGCTGCCGAACCGCGTGCTGGGCTGCGTGGGGCAGCACCTCGGCGAGCCCATCGAGCAGCTGGCCGTGGCTGAGGACGGGAAGCTACTGGCCAGCAGCGGCCACGACCAGAAGGTGAAGTTCTGGGACGTGTCGGCGCTCGGGTCCATGGTGGTCGATGATTACCGACGGAAGAAGAAGAAGGGCGGGCCGCTGCGCGCCCTCAGCAGCAAGGCGCTGGGCAGCGGGGAGGATTTCTTCGCCGACCTGCGCGAGGAGGCCGAgccggaggcggcggcggcggcggggaagGGCGGTGACAGCAGCGACAGCGACAGCGACTGA
- the IK gene encoding protein Red — MPDRDNEPFSNPLAPDGHDVDDSHSFHQSKLTNEDFRKLLMTPRAAPTSAPPSKSRHHEMPREYNEDEDPAARRRKKKSYYAKLRQQEIERERELAEKYRDRAKERRDGVNKDYEETELISTTANYRAVGPTAEADKSAAEKRRQLIQESKFLGGDMEHTHLVKGLDFALLQKVRAEIASKEKEEEEMMEKPQKETKKDEDPENKIEFKTRLGRNIYRILFKNKTYERNELFLPGRMAYVVDLDDEYADTDIPTTLIRSKADCPTMEAQTTLTTNDIVISKLTQILSYLRQGTRNKKLKKKDKGKLDEKKPPEADMNIFEDIGDYVPSTAKMPRDKERERYRERERDRDRERDRDRERDRDRERERDRERDREREEEKKRHSYFEKPKADDEPTDIDKGPGSAKELIKSINEKFAGAAGWEGTEALKKPEDKKQLGDFFGMSNSYAECYPATMDDMAVDSDEEVDYSKMDQGNKKGPLGRWDFDTQEEYSEYMNNKEALPKAAFQYGIKMSEGRKTRRFKETNDKAELDRQWKKISAIIEKRKKLEADGVEVKRPKY, encoded by the exons ATGCCGGACCGCGACA ATGAGCCGTTCTCCAACCCCCTGGCCCCTGATGGCCACGATGTGGACGACTCACACTCGTTCCACCA ATCCAAGCTGACCAATGAAGACTTCAGGAAGCTTCTCATGACCCCGCGGGCTGCACCAACATCTGCACCACCCTCCAAATCTCGCCACCATGA GATGCCCCGGGAGTACAATGAAGATGAAGATCCAGCTGCTcgcaggaggaagaagaaaag CTACTACGCGAAGCTGCGGCAGCAGGAGATCGAGCGTGAGAGGGAACTGGCTGAGAAGTACCGGGATCGAGccaaggagaggagagatggaGTGAACAAGGACTACGAGGAGACAGAGCTGATCAGCACCACTGCCAACTATAGGGCTGTGGGGCCCACAGCTGAGGC GGATAAATCTGCTGCGGAGAAGAGGAGACAGTTGATCCAGGAGTCCAAGTTCTTGGGTGGTGACATGGAGCACACTCACTTGGTGAAGGGTCTGGACTTTGCGCTATTGCAGAAG GTCCGGGCTGAGATTGCcagcaaggagaaggaagaggaggaaatgatGGAGAAGCcccagaaagaaacaaa GAAAGATGAAGATCCTGAGAACAAAATTGAATTTAAGACCCGACTGG GCCGCAACATTTACCGCATCCTGTTCAAGAACAAGACCTATGAGCGGAACGAGCTGTTCCTGCCAGGCAGGATGGCCTATGTGGTCGATCTGGATGATGAGTATGCCGACACCGATATCCCCACCACACTGATCCGCAGCAAGGCTGACTGCCCCACCATGGAG GCACAGACCACGCTGACCACCAACGACATTGTCATCAGCAAGCTCACGCAGATCCTGTCCTATCTCAGGCAAGGCACCCGCAACAAGAAGCTcaagaagaaagacaaag GGAAGCTGGATGAGAAGAAGCCTCCTGAAGCTGATATGAA CATCTTTGAAGACATTGGGGATTATGTGCCCTCCACTGCCAAGATGCCACGGGACAAGGAAAGGGAGAGGTACCGGGAGAGAGAGCGTGACAGGGACCGGGAGCGTGACCGGGACCGAGAACGTGACCGGGACCGGGAGCGCGAGAGGGACAGGGAGCGTGACCGGGAGCGcgaggaggagaagaagaggcACAGCTACTTTGAGAAGCCCAAAGCTGATGATGAG ccCACAGACATCGACAAAG GACCTGGCTCAGCCAAGGAGCTCATCAAGTCCATCAATGAGAAgtttgctggagctgctggctgggagggaacagaggC TTTGAAGAAGCCAGAAGACAAGAAGCAGCTGGGAGACTTCTTTGGCATGTCCAACAGCTATGCTGAGTGCTACCCTGCCAC aatgGATGATATGGCTGTGGACAGTGATGAGGAGGTGGACTACAGCAAAATGGATCAG GGTAATAAGAAGGGGCCTCTGGGCCGCTGGGATTTCGACACACAGGAGGAGTACAGCGAGTACATGAACAACAAGGAGGCTCTGCCCAA GGCAGCCTTCCAGTACGGCATCAAGATGTCTGAGGGACGCAAAACGCGCCGCTTCAAGGAGACGAACGACAAGGCGGAGCTGGACCGGCAGTGGAAGAAAATCAGCGCG ATCATCgagaagaggaagaagttgGAGGCTGATGG ggTTGAGGTGAAACGTCCCAAGTACTGA
- the NDUFA2 gene encoding NADH dehydrogenase [ubiquinone] 1 alpha subcomplex subunit 2: MAAAAVKNIGGGLGRGLRELRIHLCQRSPGSRGVREFIEQHYVTLKKANPNFPILIRECSGVQPKLWARYEFGKEKSIPLNNLTVDEVGKALESVVKSHA, translated from the exons ATGGCGGCGGCCGCTGTGAAGAACATCGGGGGCGGGCTGGGCCGCGGGCTGAGGGAGCTCCGCAtccacctgtgccagcgctcCCCCGGCAGCCGCGGCGTCAG GGAATTCATCGAGCAGCACTATGTGACCCTGAAGAAGGCAAATCCCAACTTCCCCATCCTGATCCGCGAGTGCTCCGGTGTCCAGCCCAAGCTGTGGGCTCGGTACG AGtttgggaaggagaagagcATCCCACTGAACAACCTAACTGTGGATGAAGTGGGCAAGGCCCTGGAGAGCGTTGTGAAAAGCCACGCGTGA
- the TMCO6 gene encoding transmembrane and coiled-coil domain-containing protein 6 isoform X1: MILCEIQPRVPPAGPRASVPCSCPLSQLWLHTLCAQPSAPTPSAVLARASLPGLHKEEWAVPPCIKGGIRLLGGMEKRPAGGGGQVVTGPDPMAALRKARRQEQLVSKRLLREDSAAEEGGQDRPDVVPDPLSEDEVLELLRGVQRGSEDRKRSLGRLRWALQNEETQQKFVRLDGSIRTLTGLFTSSLADLQLEAARCLHELSHSSVPTVAEACLPVTSYLLTYLSGQSLEFTELCLYTLGNLVVESEAVRKQLLPQGIIPVLASCIQSPHEAVLEGVGYVLSQLLQAKEAPTEIIPLVLDSVLPQHMLQLVCSGLKAGMGVAVEFAWCLHYIICRHKDNVVLLALGAMPALTSLLLDLASEIPQDAPEGLELLVCPVLRCLSNLLAQTDCQGQGQDGRLLIALFLILQCFLQQHPFLVQECLWLLNNLTADDPFFCSALLSLDLLPALLQLLTCSQMATVLALTVLCNIAEKGPFQCQRLLCQPLLPRLLPLLALPDPEAVGQCLELLHLLFLHCPEAAADFTRHGGHQALEQHQSTPELQERAQALLDMVRQPPGAPSACQATLPVFS; this comes from the exons atgatccTATGTGAAATCCAGCCTCGGGTCCCTCCAGCTGGTCCTCGGGCCTCTGTCCCGTGTTCCTGCCCATTATCCCAGCTGTGGCTTCACACTTTGTGTGCCCAACCCTCAGCCCCAACTCCAAGTGCGGTCCTTGCTCGTGCATCCCTTCCAGGCTTGCACAAGGAGGAATGGGCAGTTCCTCCCTGCATTAAGGGAGGAATCAGGCTCTTGGGTGGGATGGAGAAGCGTCCTGCAGGTGGTGGTGGGCAGGTGGTGACCGGCCCCGATCCGATGGCAGCTCTCAGGAAGGCCCGGCGGCAGGAGCAGCTGGTCAGCAAGCGGCTCCTGCGGGAGGACAGCGCGGCCGAGGAGGGTGGACAGGACAGACCAGACGTCGTGCCAGACCCACTCTCAGAGGATGAG gtcctggagctgctcaggggTGTGCAGAGGGGTTCGGAGGACAGGAAGCGATCGCTCGGCCGCCTCCGCTGGGCTCTGCAGAATGAGGAGACCCAGCAGAAGTTTGTCAG GCTGGATGGCAGCATCCGGACGCTCACCGGGCTCTTCACCAGCAGCCTGGCTGacctgcagctggaggctgccCGCTGCCTGCACGAGCTGTCCCACTCCAGTGTCCCCACGGTGGCCGAGGCGTGTCTGCCTGTCACCTCCTACCTGCTCACCTACCTGTCAGGACAGAGCCTGGAGTTCACG GAGCTGTGTTTGTACACACTGGGGAACCTCGTAGTAGAAAGTGAGGCTGTGAGGAAGCAACTTCTGCCTCAGGGCATTATTCCAGTGCTGGCATCCTGCATCCAG TCCCCGCACGAGGCGGTGCTGGAAGGTGTGGGCTATGTCCTCTCACAGCTCCTCCAAGCCAAGGAAGCGCCCACAGAGATCATCCC CCTGGTCCTGGACTCAGTTCTCCCCCAGCACATGCTCCAACTGGTTTGCTCCGGCCTCAAGGCTGGGATGGGAGTGGCCGTGGAGTTTGCGTGGTGTCTCCACTACATCATTTGTAG GCACAAAGACAAcgtggtgctgctggcactgggggcCATGCCTGCCCTCACCTCGCTCCTGCTCGACCTGGCTTCTGAAATCCCCCAGGACGCTCCCGAGGGCCTGGAGCTG CTCGTGTGCCCCGTGCTGCGGTGTCTCAGTAACCTGCTGGCACAGACAGACTGCCAGGGACAGGGCCAGGACGGGCGCCTGCTCATCGCcctcttcctcatcctgcagtgcttcctgcagcagcacccctTCCTCGTCCAGGAGTGCCTGTGGCTGCTCAACAACCTCACAG CGGATGATCCcttcttctgctctgctctgctctccctggacCTGCTCccggccctgctgcagctcctgacGTGTTCCCAGATGGCCACTGTGTTG GCCCTGACAGTGCTGTGCAACATTGCTGAGAAGGGACCGTTCCAGTGCCAGcggctgctgtgccagcccctcctgccccggctcctgcccctcctcgCACTGCCCGACCCCGAGGCCGTGgggcagtgcctggagctgctgcacctcCTCTTCCTGCACTGCCCGGAG gctgctgctgattTCACCAGGCACGGCGGGCACCaggccctggagcagcaccagagcaccccagagctgcaggagcgggcacaggcactgctggacaTGGTCAGGCAGCCCCCAGGAGCCCCCAGTGCCTGTCAGGCAACACTGCCTGTCTTCTCCTAG
- the TMCO6 gene encoding transmembrane and coiled-coil domain-containing protein 6 isoform X4: protein MILCEIQPRVPPAGPRASVPCSCPLSQLWLHTLCAQPSAPTPSAVLARASLPGLHKEEWAVPPCIKGGIRLLGGMEKRPAGGGGQVVTGPDPMAALRKARRQEQLVSKRLLREDSAAEEGGQDRPDVVPDPLSEDEVLELLRGVQRGSEDRKRSLGRLRWALQNEETQQKFVRLDGSIRTLTGLFTSSLADLQLEAARCLHELSHSSVPTVAEACLPVTSYLLTYLSGQSLEFTELCLYTLGNLVVESEAVRKQLLPQGIIPVLASCIQSPHEAVLEGVGYVLSQLLQAKEAPTEIIPLVLDSVLPQHMLQLVCSGLKAGMGVAVEFAWCLHYIICRHKDNVVLLALGAMPALTSLLLDLASEIPQDAPEGLELLVCPVLRCLSNLLAQTDCQGQGQDGRLLIALFLILQCFLQQHPFLVQECLWLLNNLTADDPFFCSALLSLDLLPALLQLLTCSQMATVP from the exons atgatccTATGTGAAATCCAGCCTCGGGTCCCTCCAGCTGGTCCTCGGGCCTCTGTCCCGTGTTCCTGCCCATTATCCCAGCTGTGGCTTCACACTTTGTGTGCCCAACCCTCAGCCCCAACTCCAAGTGCGGTCCTTGCTCGTGCATCCCTTCCAGGCTTGCACAAGGAGGAATGGGCAGTTCCTCCCTGCATTAAGGGAGGAATCAGGCTCTTGGGTGGGATGGAGAAGCGTCCTGCAGGTGGTGGTGGGCAGGTGGTGACCGGCCCCGATCCGATGGCAGCTCTCAGGAAGGCCCGGCGGCAGGAGCAGCTGGTCAGCAAGCGGCTCCTGCGGGAGGACAGCGCGGCCGAGGAGGGTGGACAGGACAGACCAGACGTCGTGCCAGACCCACTCTCAGAGGATGAG gtcctggagctgctcaggggTGTGCAGAGGGGTTCGGAGGACAGGAAGCGATCGCTCGGCCGCCTCCGCTGGGCTCTGCAGAATGAGGAGACCCAGCAGAAGTTTGTCAG GCTGGATGGCAGCATCCGGACGCTCACCGGGCTCTTCACCAGCAGCCTGGCTGacctgcagctggaggctgccCGCTGCCTGCACGAGCTGTCCCACTCCAGTGTCCCCACGGTGGCCGAGGCGTGTCTGCCTGTCACCTCCTACCTGCTCACCTACCTGTCAGGACAGAGCCTGGAGTTCACG GAGCTGTGTTTGTACACACTGGGGAACCTCGTAGTAGAAAGTGAGGCTGTGAGGAAGCAACTTCTGCCTCAGGGCATTATTCCAGTGCTGGCATCCTGCATCCAG TCCCCGCACGAGGCGGTGCTGGAAGGTGTGGGCTATGTCCTCTCACAGCTCCTCCAAGCCAAGGAAGCGCCCACAGAGATCATCCC CCTGGTCCTGGACTCAGTTCTCCCCCAGCACATGCTCCAACTGGTTTGCTCCGGCCTCAAGGCTGGGATGGGAGTGGCCGTGGAGTTTGCGTGGTGTCTCCACTACATCATTTGTAG GCACAAAGACAAcgtggtgctgctggcactgggggcCATGCCTGCCCTCACCTCGCTCCTGCTCGACCTGGCTTCTGAAATCCCCCAGGACGCTCCCGAGGGCCTGGAGCTG CTCGTGTGCCCCGTGCTGCGGTGTCTCAGTAACCTGCTGGCACAGACAGACTGCCAGGGACAGGGCCAGGACGGGCGCCTGCTCATCGCcctcttcctcatcctgcagtgcttcctgcagcagcacccctTCCTCGTCCAGGAGTGCCTGTGGCTGCTCAACAACCTCACAG CGGATGATCCcttcttctgctctgctctgctctccctggacCTGCTCccggccctgctgcagctcctgacGTGTTCCCAGATGGCCACTGT GCCCTGA